In a genomic window of Bemisia tabaci chromosome 1, PGI_BMITA_v3:
- the LOC109039661 gene encoding cytoplasmic FMR1-interacting protein-like isoform X2, translating to MADSHTLQESQNSSMFLASQNKIRDTVKENLEKIIGYKELLSDVVKLCVHMFETKMYLTPTEKHMLVKVVGKSEATFRSCVSYSLGFCLFY from the exons ATGGCAGATTCACACACCCTGCAAGAGTCGCAGAATTCATCCATGTTTCTCGCTTCACAGAACAAAATTCGAGACACGGTGAaagagaatttggaaaaaataatcggttaCAAAGAGCTTCTGTCCGATGTTGTCAAACTGTGTGTGCACATGTTCGAAACAAAGATGTACCTGACACCCACCGAAAAGCACATGCTGGTTAAA GTTGTCGGAAAATCGGAAGCTACATTTCGTTCGTGCGTTAGTTATTCGCTTGGTTTTTGTCTGTTTTACTAA
- the LOC109039661 gene encoding cytoplasmic FMR1-interacting protein-like isoform X1, producing MADSHTLQESQNSSMFLASQNKIRDTVKENLEKIIGYKELLSDVVKLCVHMFETKMYLTPTEKHMLVKTIVGEESYGANQVWKAMKHQGIVTLTVRRVTVDLSI from the exons ATGGCAGATTCACACACCCTGCAAGAGTCGCAGAATTCATCCATGTTTCTCGCTTCACAGAACAAAATTCGAGACACGGTGAaagagaatttggaaaaaataatcggttaCAAAGAGCTTCTGTCCGATGTTGTCAAACTGTGTGTGCACATGTTCGAAACAAAGATGTACCTGACACCCACCGAAAAGCACATGCTGGTTAAA ACTATCGTAGGTGAAGAATCTTACGGTGCAAACCAGGTATGGAAAGCAATGAAACACCAGGGGATTGTAACATTAACTGTCCGAAGGGTAACAGTTGATCTAAGTATATGA